One stretch of Pseudoalteromonas shioyasakiensis DNA includes these proteins:
- a CDS encoding DUF615 domain-containing protein gives MAKKKKPLIEEEIIYVSKSELKREAMQYHGLGAEIAKMPKKQRDRLPLNHELKEALVVSDKVSDKSDAYRRNLNYIAKVLRTTENVDEIQAMIDIMLNKNNQADVLMNKIETLRDNLIKQGDELINSTIDQYPALERQKMRQLVRSAAKEVKAEKPAKGYKELFQYLKDAIMV, from the coding sequence ATGGCGAAGAAGAAAAAGCCACTAATTGAAGAAGAAATTATTTACGTATCAAAAAGCGAATTAAAACGTGAAGCCATGCAATATCATGGTTTGGGTGCTGAAATCGCAAAAATGCCGAAAAAGCAACGCGATCGTTTGCCACTCAATCATGAATTAAAAGAAGCGTTAGTTGTTTCGGATAAAGTCAGTGATAAAAGTGATGCTTATCGTCGTAACTTAAACTACATCGCAAAAGTATTACGTACAACAGAAAACGTTGATGAAATCCAAGCAATGATCGACATCATGCTTAACAAAAACAATCAAGCCGATGTTTTGATGAACAAAATCGAAACTCTGCGCGACAATCTGATCAAACAAGGTGATGAGTTGATCAATTCAACAATTGATCAATACCCTGCTCTTGAGCGCCAAAAAATGCGCCAATTAGTGCGTAGCGCCGCAAAAGAAGTGAAAGCAGAAAAGCCTGCCAAAGGTTACAAAGAGTTATTCCAGTATCTAAAAGATGCGATTATGGTTTAA
- a CDS encoding peptidase M13, with amino-acid sequence MKKVTLTAASIALALGLVGCGEKEQETKAPATAAVTEAKAPLNSGIELANMDKSVRAQDDFYYHVNGEWLEKTEIPGDKSNYGSFTQLYDDSQKAMKEVLEKAAANKNVKPGSDEAKLAAFYNSYMDEAGREAAGIKPLSPVLESVDAVKNKSDLVALMAELRIKGGSLPFGWYVNNDAKNSSENAMYVYQSGLGLPDRDYYLKDDEKFTKIREAYQEYVTAILSKAGVADAESAAKAIIDLETSIAEAQWSRVESRDATKSYNKMSVADANKLTGDFDFAAYLDASGIKTEDVIIRQPSYLEKFAGIYSDTDLATWQNYLKFHFVSNYAGLLDKELVDLNFDFYSTTLRGVTEQSPLWKKAVDASNGVLGEILGKVYVKDNFPPEAKARMEELVDNVIKGYAVAIENLEWMSPETKIAAKEKLDKFTPKIGYPDKWKDYSALEVKGDDLVGNYIRHSEWEYADMTDKLGKPVDRSEWHMTPQTVNAYYNPVNNEIVFPAAILQPPFFNLEADDAVNYGAIGAVIGHELGHGFDDQGAKYDGDGNLRNWWSESDLKQFEERTGQLVAQYNEYKPFEDASVNGQLTLGENIGDLGGLTVAYTAYQLSLGDEKAPIIDGYTGDQRFFMGWSQIWRRKYRDEELRNRLMTDPHSPSHYRVIGILSNMPEFYQAFDVKEGDKMYIKPEDRVKIW; translated from the coding sequence ATGAAAAAAGTAACACTTACCGCGGCAAGTATCGCACTTGCGCTCGGTCTTGTTGGTTGTGGTGAAAAAGAACAAGAAACTAAAGCACCAGCAACTGCGGCCGTAACTGAAGCAAAAGCACCTTTAAATTCAGGTATTGAACTTGCGAACATGGACAAGTCTGTTCGCGCACAAGATGACTTTTACTATCACGTAAACGGCGAATGGTTAGAGAAAACTGAAATTCCAGGTGATAAATCAAACTACGGTTCATTTACTCAGCTTTACGATGATTCGCAAAAAGCGATGAAAGAAGTGCTAGAAAAAGCAGCGGCAAACAAAAATGTTAAGCCGGGCTCTGATGAAGCTAAATTAGCTGCATTCTATAACAGCTATATGGATGAAGCGGGTCGTGAAGCGGCAGGCATCAAACCATTATCGCCAGTTCTTGAAAGCGTTGATGCAGTAAAAAACAAATCTGATCTTGTTGCTTTAATGGCTGAGCTTCGCATTAAAGGCGGTAGCTTACCTTTTGGTTGGTACGTAAACAACGATGCGAAAAACTCTAGCGAAAACGCGATGTATGTTTATCAATCAGGTTTAGGTTTACCAGATCGTGATTACTACTTAAAAGATGACGAGAAATTCACAAAAATTCGTGAGGCTTATCAAGAATATGTAACAGCTATCTTAAGCAAAGCGGGTGTAGCTGATGCAGAATCTGCGGCTAAAGCTATTATTGATCTTGAAACAAGCATTGCCGAGGCGCAGTGGAGCCGTGTTGAAAGCCGTGATGCAACTAAGTCTTACAACAAGATGAGCGTTGCTGATGCGAACAAACTGACAGGTGACTTCGACTTTGCTGCTTATCTTGATGCGTCTGGTATCAAAACAGAAGACGTAATTATTCGCCAGCCTAGCTACCTAGAAAAGTTCGCGGGTATTTACAGCGATACAGACTTAGCTACTTGGCAGAACTACCTTAAGTTCCACTTTGTTAGTAACTATGCAGGCCTTTTAGATAAAGAGTTAGTAGACCTTAACTTTGATTTCTACAGCACAACACTGCGCGGTGTAACAGAGCAATCACCACTTTGGAAAAAAGCAGTTGATGCATCAAACGGTGTGTTAGGTGAAATACTTGGTAAAGTATACGTGAAAGACAACTTCCCACCTGAAGCGAAAGCACGCATGGAAGAGTTAGTTGATAACGTAATCAAAGGTTACGCAGTTGCGATTGAAAACCTTGAGTGGATGAGCCCAGAAACAAAAATTGCTGCAAAAGAAAAACTTGATAAGTTCACGCCAAAAATTGGTTACCCAGATAAATGGAAAGACTACTCAGCACTTGAAGTAAAAGGTGATGACTTAGTAGGTAACTACATTCGCCACAGTGAGTGGGAATATGCAGATATGACCGACAAACTAGGTAAGCCAGTTGACCGTTCTGAGTGGCACATGACACCACAAACAGTAAACGCTTACTACAACCCTGTGAACAACGAAATCGTATTCCCAGCGGCTATCTTACAACCGCCATTCTTCAATCTAGAAGCTGATGATGCTGTTAACTACGGTGCAATCGGTGCGGTAATCGGCCACGAATTAGGTCACGGCTTTGATGACCAAGGTGCGAAGTACGATGGTGACGGTAACTTACGTAACTGGTGGAGCGAATCAGACCTTAAACAGTTTGAAGAGCGTACAGGTCAGCTAGTTGCTCAATATAATGAGTACAAACCATTTGAAGATGCAAGCGTAAATGGTCAGCTTACATTAGGTGAAAACATTGGTGACTTAGGTGGCTTAACCGTTGCTTATACTGCTTACCAGTTATCACTTGGTGATGAAAAAGCACCTATCATTGATGGTTACACAGGTGATCAACGTTTCTTCATGGGTTGGTCGCAGATTTGGCGTCGTAAATATCGTGACGAAGAGTTACGTAACCGTCTAATGACAGACCCTCATTCACCAAGCCATTACCGTGTAATCGGTATTCTTTCAAACATGCCAGAGTTCTATCAGGCATTTGATGTGAAAGAAGGTGACAAGATGTATATCAAACCAGAAGATCGCGTAAAAATTTGGTAA
- a CDS encoding VOC family protein — protein MYLEHVNLVVSNVDAMLHFYKAAFPHWRVRSQGDSKWSGKPRKWLHFGDDYQYLALSDNGEAENRDLAGHQVGLAHFAYVTNDINAVVERLVSAGYEIDKHGPDNPYRKNVYFIDPAGFEVEFVEYFSDIPSERNNEL, from the coding sequence ATGTATTTAGAACACGTAAACCTTGTTGTTAGTAATGTTGATGCCATGCTGCACTTTTATAAAGCGGCATTCCCGCACTGGCGTGTGCGTAGCCAAGGCGATAGCAAGTGGTCTGGCAAACCGCGTAAATGGTTGCACTTTGGTGATGATTACCAGTATCTAGCATTAAGCGATAACGGTGAAGCTGAAAACCGTGATTTAGCAGGACATCAAGTTGGCCTTGCGCATTTTGCTTACGTGACAAACGATATTAATGCTGTCGTTGAACGTCTTGTTTCAGCCGGTTATGAGATTGATAAGCACGGCCCAGACAACCCTTATCGTAAAAATGTATATTTCATTGACCCTGCAGGTTTCGAGGTGGAATTTGTCGAGTATTTCAGCGATATCCCAAGCGAAAGGAATAATGAGCTTTGA
- the mutT gene encoding 8-oxo-dGTP diphosphatase MutT translates to MTKKVVHVAVGVIYKDQQLFICKRPDDKHQGGLWEFPGGKVEQGESVFAALKRELLEEVNLTVNGSEELMVIEHDYGDKCVRLDVHIVDDFSGIAHGAEGQQGKWVALSELDDYSFPAANVEIIEKIKQRFEQ, encoded by the coding sequence ATGACTAAAAAAGTAGTGCATGTTGCTGTTGGCGTTATTTATAAAGATCAGCAGTTATTTATTTGTAAGCGTCCAGATGACAAACACCAAGGCGGCTTATGGGAATTTCCCGGCGGTAAAGTAGAGCAGGGCGAGAGCGTATTTGCAGCGCTAAAGCGTGAGCTGTTAGAAGAAGTAAACCTAACGGTTAATGGCAGTGAAGAGCTGATGGTTATTGAGCACGACTATGGCGATAAATGTGTGCGCTTAGATGTGCACATTGTAGATGATTTCTCAGGTATTGCTCATGGCGCAGAAGGCCAACAAGGCAAATGGGTTGCACTCAGCGAGCTTGATGATTACAGCTTCCCAGCTGCCAATGTTGAGATTATCGAAAAGATAAAGCAGAGATTTGAGCAATAA
- a CDS encoding ClpXP protease specificity-enhancing factor has translation MTPNRPYLLRAFFDWIVDNQCTPHLVVNADFPAVQVPTQFVQDGQIVLNISPSAVTQFAMDNQQLSFNARFGGQPMQVYVPMGAVLAIYARENGEGTVFTAEEFIEDEDDFTPVLESVETSDDITPDDEPPTKPEKKKGAHLRVIK, from the coding sequence ATGACGCCTAATCGTCCTTATTTACTACGCGCCTTCTTTGATTGGATTGTTGATAATCAGTGCACACCACACTTAGTGGTTAACGCTGATTTTCCTGCTGTACAAGTACCAACACAGTTTGTGCAAGACGGCCAGATCGTTTTGAACATAAGCCCATCAGCGGTAACACAATTTGCAATGGACAACCAACAACTTAGCTTTAATGCGCGTTTTGGTGGTCAACCAATGCAAGTTTACGTACCAATGGGTGCTGTGCTCGCAATTTATGCACGTGAGAATGGTGAAGGGACTGTATTTACTGCAGAAGAATTCATCGAGGACGAAGACGATTTTACTCCGGTATTAGAAAGTGTTGAAACATCTGACGATATTACGCCAGATGATGAACCACCGACAAAACCAGAGAAGAAAAAAGGTGCTCACTTACGAGTGATTAAGTAA
- a CDS encoding cytochrome b N-terminal domain-containing protein: protein MFGKIIGWIDDRIPMTRVWNMHIAQYPAPKNFNFWYFFGSLAMLVLVNQIVTGIWLTMNFVPSAEGAFASVEYIMRDVEYGWLLRYLHSTGASAFFIVVYLHMFRGMIYGSYQKPRELLWLFGMFIFLALMAEAFMGYLLPWGQMSFWGAQVIISLFGAIPVIGDDLTLWIRGDYVISGATLNRFFALHVIALPLVIVILVFLHIVALHEVGSNNPDGVEIKRKKGSVAEEDKPKFKFHEYYTNKKDIVDAIPFHPYYTVKDIVGVVGFLILFCWVVFFMPAMNGFFLEAPNFEAANPLKTPEHIFPVWYFTPFYAILRAIPNKLMGVAAMGASIVVLALLPWIDRGSVRSIRYRCGLHKLNIAQFVVTFVILGWVGATPQTDFKTLLSQITTVTYFMFFVLLFVYSKNEKTKPLPTRLTK, encoded by the coding sequence ATGTTTGGTAAAATTATTGGTTGGATCGACGATCGTATTCCAATGACACGTGTTTGGAACATGCATATTGCACAGTATCCAGCACCAAAAAACTTTAACTTCTGGTACTTCTTTGGCTCACTAGCCATGTTAGTACTTGTTAACCAAATCGTAACTGGTATCTGGTTAACAATGAACTTCGTACCGTCTGCTGAAGGTGCTTTCGCATCTGTAGAATACATCATGCGTGATGTTGAATACGGTTGGTTACTTCGTTACCTTCACTCAACAGGTGCTTCAGCGTTCTTTATCGTTGTATATCTGCACATGTTCCGTGGCATGATCTACGGTTCTTACCAAAAACCACGTGAATTACTGTGGTTATTCGGTATGTTCATTTTCTTAGCGCTTATGGCTGAAGCTTTCATGGGTTACTTACTTCCTTGGGGACAAATGTCTTTCTGGGGTGCACAGGTAATCATTTCACTATTCGGTGCGATTCCGGTTATTGGTGATGATTTAACGCTTTGGATCCGTGGTGACTACGTAATTTCAGGTGCTACGCTTAACCGCTTCTTTGCACTACACGTAATTGCATTACCTTTAGTTATTGTTATCTTAGTATTCTTACACATTGTTGCACTACACGAAGTGGGTTCAAACAACCCTGACGGTGTTGAAATCAAGCGTAAGAAAGGTTCTGTAGCTGAAGAAGATAAGCCTAAATTCAAATTCCACGAGTATTACACCAACAAGAAAGACATTGTTGATGCAATCCCGTTCCACCCTTACTACACAGTGAAAGATATTGTGGGTGTGGTTGGTTTCTTAATCTTATTCTGCTGGGTTGTATTCTTTATGCCTGCGATGAATGGTTTCTTCTTAGAAGCGCCAAACTTCGAAGCAGCTAACCCACTGAAAACACCAGAGCACATTTTCCCTGTTTGGTACTTTACGCCATTCTATGCAATCCTTCGTGCAATCCCTAACAAGTTAATGGGTGTTGCGGCGATGGGTGCATCTATCGTAGTGCTTGCGTTACTACCTTGGATTGACCGTGGCTCGGTTCGTTCTATTCGTTATCGTTGTGGTTTACACAAGTTAAACATCGCACAATTTGTGGTAACTTTCGTTATCTTAGGTTGGGTTGGTGCTACTCCACAAACTGATTTCAAAACGCTGTTATCACAAATCACGACTGTGACATACTTCATGTTCTTCGTATTGTTATTTGTTTACAGCAAGAATGAGAAAACTAAGCCATTACCAACGAGGTTGACGAAATGA
- a CDS encoding transposase encodes MFSSRKRLKGRTSHSNCYYSVTLCCENRVPIFANYLYAVDASKAIYYLEDKVETICFVLMPDHLHWIFQLRPQQNLSAVIKLYKSMVTMSIRKRKGRKVVVWQSNFYDHQIRDENDLIHQARYVVANPLRAKLVKHVGDYPFWNCIWL; translated from the coding sequence ATGTTTTCGTCAAGGAAGAGACTTAAAGGGCGTACCTCACATTCAAATTGCTATTATTCAGTAACACTTTGTTGTGAGAATCGAGTACCTATATTTGCCAACTACTTATATGCAGTTGATGCTTCCAAAGCAATTTACTATTTAGAAGATAAAGTAGAGACAATCTGCTTTGTCCTCATGCCAGATCATTTGCATTGGATATTTCAACTTCGCCCTCAGCAAAACTTATCAGCAGTAATTAAGCTGTATAAAAGCATGGTAACCATGTCTATTCGTAAGAGAAAGGGGCGTAAAGTCGTGGTCTGGCAAAGTAATTTTTATGATCATCAAATCAGAGATGAAAACGACCTAATACATCAAGCTCGATATGTAGTGGCAAACCCTCTACGCGCAAAATTAGTTAAGCACGTTGGCGATTACCCGTTTTGGAATTGTATTTGGTTGTAG
- the pmbA gene encoding metalloprotease PmbA, producing the protein MKDPIYQHISEVKDAVSEVLEHAKKLGATAAEAAMSSTSGLSVSTRMGEVETIEFNQDGGLGISVYVGNNKGSASTADLSPKTLRTVVEKAIDIAKFTSDDPFNGIADKELLEFAPQDLDLYHPWEVSPEQGIELCHQAEQAALNADERIVNSDGASFSSHQGLRVYGNSHGMIAGYPRTRHSISTMVIGKEGGQMQRDSAYTVARHKDDLNDAAKVGLEAATETLAKLNSQKLGTMKVPVIFRADIANSLFGHLVSAIGGGALYRKSSFLLDSLGTKVFSDCVNISERPHLLKGLASSPFDAEGLKTVDREIIQGGELQTYLLASYAARKLSMAPTGHAGGIHNWLVEQTHADLKALLKTMGTGLLVTELMGQGVNTVTGDYSRGAAGFWVENGEIQYPVSEITIAGNLKDMFKAVVGLGGDIERRGGIQTGSVLIEQMQVAGS; encoded by the coding sequence ATGAAAGATCCTATTTATCAACACATTTCTGAAGTGAAAGACGCGGTAAGCGAAGTACTAGAGCATGCAAAAAAGTTAGGTGCTACTGCGGCTGAAGCGGCAATGTCGAGTACTTCAGGTTTGTCTGTCAGCACGCGCATGGGCGAAGTTGAAACAATAGAGTTTAACCAAGATGGTGGCTTAGGTATCAGTGTTTATGTCGGTAATAACAAAGGCTCTGCATCTACAGCCGATTTAAGCCCTAAAACATTACGTACAGTGGTAGAAAAAGCCATTGATATTGCTAAGTTCACTTCTGACGACCCATTTAATGGCATCGCTGATAAAGAGTTGCTTGAGTTTGCACCGCAAGATTTAGATTTATACCACCCGTGGGAAGTAAGCCCAGAGCAAGGTATTGAACTTTGTCATCAAGCAGAGCAAGCAGCGCTGAATGCCGATGAGCGCATTGTAAATTCGGATGGTGCGAGTTTTTCTTCTCACCAAGGTTTACGTGTTTATGGTAACAGCCATGGCATGATTGCAGGTTACCCGCGCACTCGCCATAGCATTAGCACTATGGTGATTGGTAAAGAAGGCGGGCAAATGCAGCGCGACTCGGCTTATACCGTAGCGCGTCATAAAGATGATTTGAATGACGCTGCAAAAGTAGGCCTAGAGGCGGCAACAGAAACTTTGGCTAAGCTTAATAGCCAAAAGCTTGGAACCATGAAAGTGCCTGTTATCTTTAGAGCAGATATTGCTAACTCATTATTTGGCCACTTAGTGTCGGCGATTGGTGGTGGAGCGCTTTATCGTAAATCAAGCTTTTTGCTTGATAGCTTAGGCACAAAAGTATTCAGTGACTGTGTGAATATCTCTGAGCGCCCACATTTATTAAAAGGCTTAGCGTCTTCACCGTTTGATGCTGAGGGTTTAAAAACTGTAGACCGTGAAATTATTCAAGGTGGTGAGCTGCAAACTTACCTTTTAGCAAGCTACGCAGCACGCAAACTGTCTATGGCACCAACGGGTCATGCTGGTGGTATTCATAACTGGCTAGTTGAGCAAACTCATGCTGACTTAAAAGCATTATTAAAAACCATGGGGACAGGTTTATTAGTAACTGAACTTATGGGTCAAGGTGTAAATACCGTAACTGGTGATTACTCGCGTGGCGCGGCTGGTTTCTGGGTCGAGAATGGCGAAATCCAATATCCAGTGAGTGAGATCACGATTGCTGGTAACTTAAAAGATATGTTTAAAGCGGTAGTTGGCTTAGGTGGTGACATCGAGCGTCGTGGCGGTATTCAAACAGGCTCTGTATTGATTGAACAAATGCAAGTTGCTGGTAGTTAA
- the sspA gene encoding stringent starvation protein A, with amino-acid sequence MAVAANKRPVMTLFSGANCMYSHQVRIVLAEKGVSVDIHLAEKDNLPEALHEINPYGTVPTLIDRELGLYQANIIMEYLDERFPHPPLMPVYPVMRGRSRLMMHRIDTDWYSLANKITSGSSEAAQARKELTEALLAIAPIFSEAPYFMSEEFSLVDCYLAPLLWRLPELGIELNGAGAKELKEYMLRLFERESFQASLTEAEREIRL; translated from the coding sequence ATGGCCGTAGCTGCCAATAAGCGCCCTGTAATGACCCTGTTTTCTGGTGCTAACTGTATGTATAGCCATCAAGTACGTATCGTACTTGCTGAAAAAGGTGTAAGTGTTGACATTCACCTGGCTGAAAAGGATAACCTGCCAGAAGCACTTCATGAGATTAACCCTTACGGTACAGTACCAACACTGATCGATCGTGAGCTTGGTTTATATCAGGCAAACATCATCATGGAATACCTTGATGAACGTTTCCCTCATCCTCCACTAATGCCAGTTTATCCGGTTATGCGTGGCCGTAGTCGTCTAATGATGCATCGTATCGATACTGATTGGTATAGCCTAGCTAACAAAATCACTAGCGGTAGCAGCGAAGCTGCGCAAGCACGTAAAGAGCTTACAGAAGCGTTACTTGCAATTGCACCGATCTTCTCTGAAGCTCCTTACTTCATGAGCGAAGAGTTCAGCTTAGTTGATTGTTACTTAGCACCGCTACTTTGGCGTTTACCTGAGCTTGGCATTGAGCTTAATGGTGCTGGCGCTAAAGAGCTTAAAGAATACATGTTACGTTTATTTGAGCGTGAATCATTCCAAGCTTCACTAACTGAAGCTGAGCGTGAGATCCGTTTATAA
- the petA gene encoding ubiquinol-cytochrome c reductase iron-sulfur subunit, producing MSNAPVDNGRRRFLTIATSVVGGVGAAGAAVPFIASWNPSERAKSAGAPVEVDISKLEPGQLIRVEWRGKPVWVINRTPKMLEQMKEHEGQLRDPASEEPQQPESSTNEYRSQRPEIFVAVGICTHLGCSPSFLQGGFGEKVEGTDDGFFCPCHGSKFDMAGRVFQSVPAPLNLEIPPYTFLDDTTILVGEEKGVA from the coding sequence ATGAGCAATGCGCCTGTAGACAATGGCCGACGTCGCTTTTTAACCATAGCTACCTCTGTTGTTGGTGGTGTTGGTGCGGCTGGGGCTGCTGTTCCTTTTATTGCGTCTTGGAATCCAAGTGAGCGAGCTAAATCTGCGGGTGCGCCTGTAGAAGTAGATATCAGCAAGCTTGAGCCTGGACAATTAATACGTGTTGAGTGGCGAGGAAAACCTGTTTGGGTTATTAATCGTACACCTAAAATGCTTGAACAGATGAAAGAACACGAAGGTCAACTTCGTGATCCTGCGTCTGAAGAGCCTCAACAACCTGAATCATCAACCAATGAATACCGTTCGCAACGTCCTGAGATCTTCGTTGCTGTTGGTATTTGTACGCACTTAGGTTGTTCTCCTAGCTTCCTACAAGGTGGCTTTGGTGAAAAAGTAGAGGGCACAGACGACGGTTTCTTCTGTCCGTGTCACGGTTCTAAATTTGATATGGCTGGTCGTGTATTCCAATCTGTACCTGCTCCATTAAATCTAGAAATCCCTCCATATACCTTCCTTGATGACACGACTATTTTAGTCGGTGAAGAAAAAGGAGTGGCGTAA
- a CDS encoding cytochrome c1: MMKKLIIGLFALLPSLTMAAGPSVPLMDANIDLKDNASLQRGAKLFMNYCLGCHQMQYQRYERTFRDIGIPTEIGQEQLIFDGSKVGSHIKNAIGKDDAAKWFGAAPPDLTLVARVRGTDWIYTYLKSFYKDESRPFGVNNIVFPSVGMPHVLQELQGLPTPITEEVEEHGHTVTKVVGTETDGSGEMSDDEYDRAARDLTNFLAYVGEPSRLESEALGLKVIGFLVILFILAFMLKKEYWRDVH, translated from the coding sequence ATGATGAAAAAGCTAATTATCGGTTTATTCGCATTATTGCCATCGTTGACAATGGCAGCAGGTCCTTCGGTTCCTTTAATGGATGCGAACATTGACCTTAAAGATAACGCGTCTTTACAACGCGGTGCTAAATTGTTCATGAACTACTGTCTTGGTTGTCACCAAATGCAGTATCAACGTTATGAGCGTACGTTCCGCGATATCGGTATTCCTACTGAGATTGGTCAAGAGCAACTAATTTTTGATGGCTCAAAAGTTGGTAGCCACATCAAAAATGCGATTGGTAAAGATGACGCAGCTAAATGGTTTGGCGCAGCGCCACCGGATCTTACGCTTGTAGCGCGAGTTCGTGGTACTGACTGGATCTACACTTATCTGAAGTCATTCTACAAAGATGAATCTCGTCCGTTTGGCGTGAACAATATTGTTTTCCCATCGGTAGGTATGCCGCACGTTCTTCAAGAACTACAAGGTTTACCAACACCAATCACTGAAGAAGTGGAAGAACACGGTCACACTGTGACTAAAGTTGTTGGCACTGAAACAGATGGTTCTGGTGAAATGAGTGACGACGAGTACGATCGTGCTGCTCGTGACTTAACTAACTTCTTAGCTTACGTTGGCGAACCGTCACGTTTAGAGTCAGAAGCGTTAGGTCTTAAGGTAATTGGTTTCTTAGTGATTCTATTTATCTTGGCATTCATGCTGAAGAAAGAATACTGGAGAGATGTTCACTAA